In Aedes albopictus strain Foshan chromosome 3, AalbF5, whole genome shotgun sequence, the following are encoded in one genomic region:
- the LOC109433291 gene encoding uncharacterized protein LOC109433291 yields the protein MELKKVRHLWKRLLYFDIDTDYFSLVDKICWLFAQRPPITKNRVYKALWTVLSVLHGLQYFGFTIQMIRCIKRYPRDVSELTTITNMIVVLGVSVVRGLCLAYSHADLLKLKTFLNTKSCQRDNASAFQLRKSTYQKINKFLAVYYPITITNACLYSLDTGYHEEVFRIPYLLDGLPENVAFPINVLTASLHIPWGNTVWYSATQLLSLLLVLRTELKIIIDQFKHIYEDVAVNYVLQPSDIKQLTPQQKTEFLSELSSRFKYVLSYHSEFIRHLQIFKRIVSLNVCFLFVVGAIIITVNTGLFILEPSIEQLPLLVVSIQFTTEIYCFCTMFQKLDDENNQLRQYVYALDWIHSLDGLTSKDDRQHCKTIYKNALMMLAQVKDGIKLNVGGMFSLDLRTFTELMRTVYSLLTLMMRTMRKS from the exons ATGGAGCTCAAGAAAGTTAGACACCTGTGGAAGCGATTGTTGTACTTTGATATTGATACAGACTATTTTAGTCTCGTCGATAAAATATGTTGGTTATTCG CTCAACGACCTCCCATAACCAAGAATCGGGTCTACAAAGCCCTATGGACAGTGTTAAGTGTGCTGCATGGCCTCCAATATTTCGGTTTTACGATACAAATGATCCGCTGTATCAAACGTTATCCCAGAGATGTTTCGGAGCTCACCACCATCACAAACATGATAGTTGTGCTTGGAGTTTCAGTTGTTCGCGGTTTATGTTTGGCGTATAGTCACGCTGATTTGTTGAAACTCAAAACGTTCCTGAACACAAAATCCTGTCAGCGTGATAATGCCAGTGCGTTTCAGTTACGAAAAAGCACTTATCAAAAGATAAACAAGTTCTTGGCAGTGTATTACCCAATAACAATAACGAATGCATGTTTGTATTCCCTGGATACTGGATACCACGAAGAAGTCTTTCGAATTCCATATTTGCTAGACGGATTGCCCGAGAACGTTGCATTTCCGATCAATGTTTTAACTGCATCTCTACATATTCCTTGGGGCAATACAGTTTGGTACAGCGCCACCCAGTTACTGTCCCTGCTGCTTGTCCTGCGAACAGAGTTGAAAATAATCATAGATCAATTCAAGCATATTTACGAAGATGTGGCTGTCAATTACGTTTTACAACCATCTGACATAAAGCAGCTGACACCGCAACAGAAaacagaatttctttcggaactcAGTTCGAGATTCAAGTATGTTTTATCGTATCATTCCGAGTTTATCAG ACACTtgcaaatttttaaaagaattgtaAGTTTAAATGTTTGCTTTTTATTCGTCGTGGGAGCAATAATCATCACCGTTAACACAGGGCTTTTCATACTGGAACCATCAATCGAACAACTACCATTACTGGTTGTATCGATACAATTCACGACGGAAATCTATTGTTTTTGTACCATGTTTCAAAAGCTGGACGATGAA AACAATCAACTTCGCCAGTATGTCTACGCACTCGACTGGATCCACTCGTTAGACGGGCTGACCTCAAAGGATGATCGACAGCATTGCAAGACCATTTACAAAAATGCGCTGATGATGCTAGCTCAAGTGAAAGATGGAATCAAGCTCAACGTAGGAGGAATGTTTTCACTTGACTTGAGGACATTTACCGAACTGATGAGGACTGTTTATTCACTTTTGACGCTCATGATGCGCACTATGCGAAAATCTTAA